A region of Paenibacillus sp. JNUCC-31 DNA encodes the following proteins:
- the purK gene encoding 5-(carboxyamino)imidazole ribonucleotide synthase translates to MNNTHTRALSGSGGESEHVLLPGKTTIGILGGGQLGRMLTLAGTAMGYRFVTLDPAADAPCGQIADQIEAGYDDEKAALELARQCDVITYEFENVDADVAALLERESYVPQGSSLLYTTQHRLREKRAIEAAGVRVAPYREITSKDTMQAAVSELGVPCVLKTVTGGYDGKGQRVIREADQALAAYEELAATGAELVLEQFIKFDCEISVVVARSTNGEIKTFPPAENIHVNNILHASIVPARVATEVQIEAQKLAAAVAKSMQAVGLLAVELFVAADGRLYVNELAPRPHNSGHYTMEACATSQFEQHIRAICGLPLGDTSLLSPVVMVNVLGEHLEGIIARTGQPDAEAIELGVIPKLHIYGKTEAKTGRKMGHVNLLCQDVEEGLQWIEQTNLWRNTNS, encoded by the coding sequence ATGAATAATACACATACAAGGGCTCTATCTGGATCGGGAGGCGAATCAGAACATGTCTTGCTTCCTGGGAAAACAACCATCGGCATTCTCGGGGGAGGGCAGCTGGGACGCATGCTGACATTAGCCGGGACAGCGATGGGTTATCGGTTTGTTACGCTTGATCCGGCAGCAGATGCACCCTGTGGACAAATTGCCGACCAGATTGAAGCTGGATATGACGACGAGAAGGCAGCGCTCGAACTGGCCCGGCAATGTGATGTAATCACGTATGAGTTCGAGAATGTAGATGCAGATGTTGCTGCATTGCTGGAGCGGGAATCCTACGTGCCTCAAGGAAGTTCATTATTGTACACGACTCAGCACCGTCTGCGTGAGAAACGAGCCATTGAAGCAGCAGGTGTGCGCGTAGCCCCCTATCGAGAAATTACAAGTAAGGATACGATGCAAGCAGCCGTAAGCGAACTTGGGGTTCCTTGTGTACTGAAGACAGTGACCGGAGGTTACGACGGTAAGGGCCAACGGGTCATTCGGGAAGCGGATCAGGCGTTAGCCGCTTATGAAGAACTGGCAGCTACCGGTGCAGAACTGGTGTTGGAGCAATTCATCAAGTTTGACTGCGAAATCTCGGTTGTCGTTGCACGGAGCACCAATGGGGAGATTAAGACATTCCCGCCTGCGGAGAACATTCATGTGAATAACATTTTGCATGCCTCGATTGTCCCAGCGAGAGTGGCTACGGAGGTGCAGATTGAAGCGCAGAAACTGGCAGCAGCCGTGGCGAAATCGATGCAAGCCGTTGGATTGCTGGCGGTGGAACTGTTTGTTGCGGCAGATGGAAGACTGTATGTGAATGAGCTGGCGCCAAGGCCGCATAATTCGGGTCACTATACAATGGAGGCCTGTGCCACATCACAATTTGAACAGCATATTCGTGCGATTTGCGGATTACCGCTTGGAGATACTTCATTATTGAGTCCGGTTGTTATGGTTAATGTGCTTGGAGAACATCTGGAAGGCATTATCGCCAGAACAGGGCAACCTGATGCAGAAGCGATAGAACTCGGTGTGATTCCCAAGCTTCACATATATGGTAAAACCGAAGCGAAGACAGGACGTAAGATGGGGCATGTGAATCTACTCTGTCAGGATGTTGAAGAAGGATTGCAATGGATTGAACAAACTAATCTTTGGAGGAATACAAATTCATGA
- the purE gene encoding 5-(carboxyamino)imidazole ribonucleotide mutase yields MSLQVAVIMGSKSDWETMKHACEVLDELEIGYEKKVVSAHRTPDLMFEYAEQAIGRGFKVIIAGAGGAAHLPGMVASKTMLPVIGVPVQSKALNGLDSLLSIVQMPGGIPVATVAIGKAGATNAGLLAAQIIGAFDQDVQRRSEARRERIKQEVLESSDEI; encoded by the coding sequence ATGTCATTGCAGGTCGCTGTAATTATGGGCAGCAAGTCAGATTGGGAAACGATGAAGCATGCGTGTGAGGTGCTGGACGAGCTCGAGATTGGATATGAGAAGAAGGTCGTATCTGCGCATCGCACACCGGATTTGATGTTTGAATATGCGGAGCAAGCGATTGGCCGCGGATTCAAGGTTATCATTGCAGGTGCGGGCGGAGCAGCACATTTGCCCGGCATGGTTGCTTCCAAAACGATGCTTCCGGTCATTGGAGTTCCTGTACAGTCCAAGGCGTTGAACGGGCTTGATTCCTTGTTGTCCATTGTTCAGATGCCTGGTGGAATCCCCGTCGCAACTGTAGCGATTGGCAAAGCAGGTGCAACGAATGCAGGATTGCTGGCAGCTCAGATCATCGGTGCTTTTGACCAGGATGTCCAACGTCGTAGTGAAGCTCGCAGAGAGCGTATTAAACAAGAAGTGCTCGAAAGCAGTGACGAAATATGA
- a CDS encoding phosphoribosylaminoimidazolesuccinocarboxamide synthase produces MALSTAADLVKAPLLYKGKVRELYDLGEHFLIVVTDRISAFDYVLDPAVPEKGNVLNKLSSFWFELTGDMMDNHVVHTDVNQLGDILTDPELLKDRIMVTRKAERIDIECVVRGYITGGGWRQYETSGEVNGIKLPVGLRKNAKLDVPIFTPAAKNDVGHDEDIPMDRMKELVGDALAIELQEKSLRLYEFARDYCDQRGIILADCKFEFGIVDGKVILIDEIFTPDASRFWAKENYALDIEIDSMDKEPVRTYLAGSDWDKNSKPDPLPQEVVEATTARYVDIYNRLTR; encoded by the coding sequence ATGGCATTATCCACTGCAGCTGATCTCGTAAAAGCACCTCTGTTATATAAAGGAAAAGTACGTGAACTGTACGATCTGGGTGAACATTTTCTCATCGTGGTTACGGACCGGATTTCGGCGTTTGACTATGTGCTGGACCCAGCCGTTCCTGAGAAGGGCAATGTGCTTAATAAACTGAGCAGCTTCTGGTTTGAACTGACGGGCGACATGATGGACAACCACGTGGTGCATACCGATGTGAACCAATTGGGTGATATCCTTACGGACCCTGAACTGCTCAAGGACCGCATCATGGTGACCCGCAAAGCCGAGCGCATTGATATTGAATGTGTGGTGCGGGGATACATTACCGGGGGCGGATGGAGACAATATGAGACAAGCGGTGAAGTGAATGGGATTAAATTGCCTGTTGGACTTCGCAAAAACGCCAAGCTCGACGTTCCCATTTTCACTCCAGCAGCCAAAAACGATGTCGGTCACGACGAAGACATTCCGATGGATCGCATGAAAGAACTCGTTGGGGACGCTCTGGCGATTGAGTTACAGGAAAAGAGCCTGCGTCTCTATGAATTCGCTCGCGACTATTGCGATCAGCGCGGTATCATTCTCGCAGACTGCAAATTCGAATTCGGTATTGTTGATGGCAAAGTCATTCTGATCGATGAAATCTTCACTCCAGACGCTTCTCGCTTCTGGGCTAAAGAGAATTACGCACTCGACATCGAGATCGACAGCATGGATAAAGAGCCAGTTCGCACCTATCTGGCCGGGAGCGATTGGGACAAGAACAGTAAACCTGACCCGCTTCCACAAGAGGTTGTGGAGGCAACAACCGCAAGATACGTCGATATTTATAACCGTTTAACGAGATAA
- a CDS encoding universal stress protein: MLFSKILVAYDGSKASNKALDRAIELAKVSPNAVLDIIHAFDFPRVFIGEGLAPLPPSINNDYYNLAVQTTDEAKERVQAAGVTANVDLIQGAAAEVLLDYAKENGSDIIIIGSRGLGGIREFVLGSVSHNVVQHAQVPVLIVK, encoded by the coding sequence ATGTTATTCTCCAAAATACTGGTTGCTTACGACGGTTCAAAAGCTTCAAATAAAGCACTTGATCGTGCAATTGAGTTAGCCAAAGTTTCCCCGAACGCTGTACTGGATATTATTCATGCCTTTGATTTCCCACGTGTATTCATTGGAGAAGGATTGGCACCTTTGCCGCCATCAATCAATAATGACTATTATAATCTGGCAGTTCAAACCACAGATGAAGCGAAAGAGCGGGTCCAAGCCGCGGGAGTTACCGCGAACGTCGATTTGATTCAGGGTGCTGCTGCCGAGGTTCTTCTGGATTATGCCAAAGAAAACGGATCGGACATCATAATCATTGGTAGCCGCGGTCTCGGGGGAATTCGTGAATTTGTATTGGGCAGCGTCAGTCATAACGTGGTGCAGCATGCTCAGGTTCCTGTTCTTATCGTGAAATAA
- a CDS encoding DUF1294 domain-containing protein translates to MQTGLILWFLFINVVGYLVMSDDKKRAQRRRDRTPERTLFLLAFIGGALGVWIAMYRKRHKTKHPSFTIGIPLLLFLNAVIYGYFLQ, encoded by the coding sequence ATGCAAACCGGATTGATACTGTGGTTCTTATTTATCAACGTAGTAGGTTACCTGGTCATGTCAGATGACAAGAAGCGTGCGCAACGCCGTCGTGACCGTACACCCGAACGAACGCTCTTTCTGCTTGCCTTCATCGGTGGAGCTTTAGGAGTGTGGATTGCAATGTATCGTAAACGTCACAAAACAAAACATCCCAGCTTCACGATTGGCATTCCGTTGTTGTTGTTTCTGAATGCGGTAATCTATGGTTATTTTCTGCAATAA
- a CDS encoding amidase family protein, which translates to MTYHGSVLKKGGALLLAGAVVATTWGGTVPSASAAVATPSSKATVAAVTTGKAPVTAKAFVQAMEEAATLAGVPFSMDKLSGTTVQRKDAAVALQTWLKLESTPESFTDIPDQASFAGAVGALNTAGLMKGYTDTLFLPNAVLTQNDVAILKDRIYNYIKPFVLEEASIMDIQAAMTQGKLTSKELVQKYLDRIEKYDDQGVSINAVLTLNPDALQIAEALDEERVAQGARGPLHGIPVLVKDNFDTNDMPTTAGCICLKDSVPAHDAEQVKKLKAAGAIILGKTNLHEFAFGITTSSSLGGQTLNPYALDHYPGGSSGGTGAAIASNFAAAGMGTDTGGSIRIPSSFNSLVGIRPTIGLSSREGIIPLALTQDVGGPMARTVSDAAILLDATAGYDKNDVATAYAVGKIPSSYTDFLDVNGLKGARIGVATELIPSTKMEEKAVADVINNAVEELKTLGATAVPISIPNLAEINKYPSLSGYEFKFQLNDYLESLGDEAPYHSLSEIIASGQFDKSQEQSMKARDARETLETTEYKDIVLKRTKVTRESLLKVMADNNLDAIIYPTSTQAAGVIGEGQNSGGNNRLSPFSGFPAITVPAGFTTEGLPVGMEFLGRAFDEGTLIKLAYSYEQGTHHRQAPKLTP; encoded by the coding sequence ATGACTTATCATGGATCTGTATTGAAAAAAGGTGGGGCTTTGTTACTTGCTGGAGCAGTTGTTGCCACAACATGGGGAGGAACGGTTCCCTCAGCGTCAGCTGCAGTAGCAACGCCTTCGAGCAAAGCTACGGTTGCAGCCGTAACAACTGGTAAGGCGCCTGTTACTGCAAAAGCATTTGTTCAAGCTATGGAGGAAGCCGCTACACTTGCAGGTGTTCCTTTTTCCATGGACAAGCTTTCCGGCACAACGGTACAGCGTAAAGACGCTGCTGTAGCCCTGCAAACCTGGCTGAAGCTGGAGTCCACACCAGAGTCGTTCACGGATATTCCGGATCAGGCGAGCTTTGCCGGAGCCGTTGGTGCCCTGAACACCGCTGGGTTGATGAAAGGATATACCGACACCCTCTTCCTTCCTAATGCAGTACTTACCCAAAATGATGTCGCCATACTGAAAGACCGCATTTATAACTACATAAAGCCATTTGTTCTGGAGGAAGCAAGCATCATGGATATCCAGGCTGCCATGACGCAAGGAAAGCTGACATCCAAAGAACTTGTACAGAAGTATCTGGATCGGATTGAAAAATACGATGATCAGGGTGTGAGTATTAACGCAGTCCTGACGTTGAACCCGGATGCACTTCAAATCGCTGAAGCTTTGGACGAGGAACGTGTTGCTCAAGGCGCCCGTGGGCCTTTACATGGTATTCCGGTTTTGGTCAAAGATAACTTTGATACAAACGATATGCCTACAACCGCAGGTTGTATCTGTTTGAAAGATTCTGTGCCTGCTCACGATGCCGAGCAAGTGAAGAAGCTCAAAGCAGCCGGGGCCATTATTTTGGGCAAAACAAACCTGCATGAATTCGCATTTGGCATTACCACTTCCAGCTCACTGGGTGGACAAACACTGAACCCTTACGCGCTGGATCACTATCCAGGCGGGTCAAGCGGTGGTACAGGTGCCGCCATCGCTTCAAACTTTGCAGCCGCAGGCATGGGTACTGACACGGGCGGATCCATCCGTATCCCTTCCAGCTTCAACAGCCTTGTCGGTATTCGTCCAACGATCGGGCTGTCCAGCCGTGAAGGAATCATACCTCTTGCGTTGACACAGGATGTCGGTGGCCCTATGGCTCGTACCGTGAGTGATGCCGCGATCTTGCTGGATGCCACAGCAGGTTATGACAAAAACGATGTTGCTACAGCCTATGCCGTAGGCAAAATCCCTTCCAGCTATACAGATTTCCTGGATGTAAACGGGCTGAAGGGTGCACGGATCGGTGTGGCCACCGAACTCATCCCAAGTACGAAAATGGAGGAAAAAGCCGTCGCTGACGTGATCAACAACGCTGTAGAAGAACTCAAAACTCTAGGAGCTACGGCAGTCCCAATCAGCATTCCGAACCTAGCTGAAATCAACAAATACCCAAGCTTGAGTGGATACGAATTCAAATTCCAATTGAATGACTATCTGGAGTCTCTTGGTGACGAAGCCCCTTATCACAGCTTGTCCGAGATTATTGCTTCCGGGCAGTTCGACAAGTCACAAGAACAGTCGATGAAGGCTCGTGATGCGCGGGAAACGCTGGAAACTACAGAATACAAGGACATTGTGTTGAAACGCACCAAAGTTACACGTGAGTCCTTGCTGAAAGTTATGGCGGACAACAACTTGGATGCCATCATCTATCCTACATCCACGCAAGCTGCAGGTGTTATTGGCGAAGGACAAAACTCTGGTGGTAACAACCGATTGAGTCCATTCTCCGGCTTCCCGGCAATTACCGTACCAGCTGGATTTACAACTGAAGGTCTCCCAGTAGGTATGGAATTCCTGGGCCGCGCCTTTGACGAAGGAACCTTGATCAAGTTAGCTTACAGCTACGAGCAAGGGACTCATCACCGTCAAGCACCTAAGCTTACGCCATAA
- a CDS encoding ketoacyl-ACP synthase III, with amino-acid sequence MNQSKATITAMGTYVPDRILSNADLEKLVDTSDEWIVQRTGMRERRIAAADQFVSDLATRAVEDMMRRYHVSVEDVDMILLATSTPEYSFPSSASRVQANLKIPHTGVLDLNAACAGFTYGLQLADSLVSSGMYHKVLVVGAETLSKITDYTDRTTCVLFGDGAGAFLVERSPEKGDFMAAISGTSGEGGIHLYKSGLSSEMNGVPLQGEGCLVQNGREVYKWAVRMIPEQLGGLITKAGMKPEEIDWFVPHSANLRMIEAVCERGPIPLERTLTSVEYRGNTSAASIPLALQLAVDEGKLKNGHQVALFGFGGGLTYAGLVLRWSVPDTN; translated from the coding sequence ATGAATCAATCAAAGGCAACCATTACGGCAATGGGTACGTATGTACCGGATCGAATATTAAGTAATGCTGATTTGGAGAAGCTGGTCGACACGAGTGATGAATGGATTGTACAGCGTACAGGGATGAGAGAACGGAGGATTGCAGCTGCTGATCAATTTGTATCTGATTTAGCCACAAGGGCTGTAGAAGATATGATGCGTCGTTATCATGTTAGCGTAGAAGATGTGGATATGATTTTGTTGGCTACCAGCACACCGGAATATTCATTTCCGAGCTCAGCATCCAGAGTACAGGCCAATCTCAAGATCCCACACACGGGAGTTCTTGATTTGAATGCAGCATGTGCAGGGTTCACGTATGGATTGCAGTTGGCTGACAGTTTGGTAAGCAGTGGCATGTATCATAAAGTGTTGGTTGTTGGAGCAGAGACGTTGTCCAAAATTACCGATTATACAGACCGTACGACATGTGTATTGTTCGGGGATGGGGCAGGTGCATTTTTGGTAGAAAGATCTCCTGAGAAAGGCGATTTTATGGCAGCCATCTCAGGTACGAGTGGAGAAGGAGGTATTCACCTCTATAAGAGCGGTCTATCTTCGGAGATGAATGGCGTTCCTCTGCAGGGTGAGGGATGCCTTGTGCAGAATGGCAGAGAGGTCTATAAGTGGGCAGTACGCATGATTCCGGAACAATTGGGTGGACTTATAACCAAAGCAGGGATGAAACCGGAGGAGATCGATTGGTTTGTACCCCATAGTGCTAATCTTAGAATGATTGAAGCTGTTTGTGAACGTGGCCCTATTCCGTTGGAACGCACTTTAACAAGTGTGGAGTATCGGGGAAATACCTCCGCGGCTTCCATTCCGCTCGCTTTGCAGCTTGCAGTAGACGAAGGTAAATTAAAGAATGGGCATCAAGTAGCACTATTTGGTTTTGGAGGCGGACTGACCTATGCTGGTCTGGTGCTGAGATGGAGCGTACCTGATACCAATTAA
- the purS gene encoding phosphoribosylformylglycinamidine synthase subunit PurS: MIKATVYVTIKQSVLDPQGVAVQGALHSMGFNEVESVRIGKVMELNLDTTDRAEAEKRLKVMCEKLLANTVVEDYRYELEG; encoded by the coding sequence ATGATCAAAGCAACCGTATATGTCACTATTAAACAAAGCGTACTCGACCCGCAAGGCGTAGCTGTTCAAGGAGCCCTGCATTCCATGGGATTCAATGAAGTGGAAAGTGTACGGATCGGTAAAGTCATGGAACTGAACCTGGATACAACAGATCGTGCGGAAGCGGAGAAACGATTGAAAGTCATGTGTGAGAAGCTGCTGGCCAACACCGTTGTTGAAGATTACCGCTACGAATTGGAGGGTTAA
- a CDS encoding DNA topoisomerase III: MKTLVLAEKPSVAREIARVMGARDKHKSYMEGPKYIVTWALGHLVGLAEPEDYDKKYATWNLEDLPILPDRTKLKVLKETNHQYKAVQQLMKRQDVGELVIATDAAREGELLARWIMQMVQWKKPFKRLWISSQTDKAIKDGFASLKPGSQFDRLYESARCRAEADWMIGLNVTRALTVRFNAQLSAGRVQTPTLGMIMDRENEINGFRSQEYETLTADLGGFQAVWRAAGGDSRIFDPQETQELKKRVDGRKGTIAQVKKSEKVEPHPLAYDLTELQRDANRKYGFSAKQTSNVLQRLYEQHKLVTYPRTDSRYLTSDMTGTLKERLESVAIGPYASLARPLLRKNLNITKRIVDDSKVTDHHAIIPTEQTVLLNQLNPEERKLYDLIVRRFISLFYPAAKYDSVAITVQVGTDSFHVKGTTVKESGWREVYGGDYSDEDDDRADDPSDHERALLPEVKQGQSVTVQRCHIKSGRTMPPKRYTEAALLSQMEKHGLGTPATRADIIEKLVSSDTIDRQGNSMHPTGKGKQLFELAAPQLRTPELTARWEAELERIARGQGKPEPFLESIRLMAKELVSTVKGSKAEYKPHNVSNSHCPDCNARLLEKKGKRGKFLVCPTEDCGYRRSAEKRLSNRRCAQCHKKMEIKEGKAGLYVQCLPCGITETLDKDKQHVNKRDQQKLVKQYAKQESIGSNLGELLKAAMEKKGE; this comes from the coding sequence GTGAAAACATTGGTACTCGCAGAAAAACCATCTGTAGCACGCGAAATAGCCAGAGTGATGGGCGCGCGTGATAAACATAAAAGCTATATGGAAGGCCCAAAATATATCGTGACCTGGGCGCTTGGACATTTGGTTGGATTGGCTGAGCCAGAGGATTATGACAAGAAGTATGCAACGTGGAATCTGGAGGATTTGCCGATTCTGCCCGATCGTACCAAACTGAAGGTGCTCAAGGAGACAAACCACCAATACAAAGCGGTACAGCAGCTGATGAAACGTCAGGATGTTGGTGAACTGGTCATTGCAACGGATGCAGCGCGAGAGGGAGAATTGCTGGCTCGGTGGATTATGCAGATGGTGCAGTGGAAAAAGCCGTTCAAACGGCTGTGGATATCATCCCAGACGGACAAGGCAATCAAGGATGGGTTTGCATCGCTGAAGCCAGGCAGCCAGTTTGATCGTCTGTATGAATCGGCACGCTGCCGGGCAGAAGCGGATTGGATGATCGGGCTTAACGTAACCCGTGCATTGACGGTCCGATTTAATGCACAATTGTCAGCTGGACGGGTACAGACTCCTACACTTGGCATGATTATGGATAGGGAAAATGAGATCAACGGTTTCCGCTCGCAGGAGTATGAGACGTTAACGGCAGATTTGGGCGGTTTTCAGGCGGTATGGCGGGCTGCAGGCGGTGATTCACGCATTTTCGATCCGCAGGAGACACAAGAATTAAAAAAACGGGTCGACGGCCGCAAAGGGACGATTGCCCAAGTGAAAAAAAGCGAGAAAGTTGAGCCGCATCCGCTGGCTTATGACTTGACGGAATTACAACGGGATGCCAACCGGAAATACGGTTTTTCTGCCAAGCAAACTTCGAATGTGCTGCAACGACTATACGAACAGCACAAGCTGGTAACCTATCCGCGTACAGACAGCCGTTATCTGACTTCGGATATGACAGGTACATTGAAAGAGCGCTTGGAGAGTGTAGCGATTGGCCCTTATGCGTCGTTGGCTCGTCCGTTGTTGCGTAAAAATCTGAATATTACCAAACGTATCGTGGATGACAGCAAAGTGACGGATCACCACGCGATCATTCCAACAGAACAGACAGTTCTCCTTAATCAGTTGAATCCAGAGGAGCGAAAGCTATATGATCTCATCGTACGCCGTTTTATCAGCTTGTTCTATCCGGCGGCGAAGTACGATTCTGTGGCGATCACAGTTCAGGTGGGCACTGATTCCTTCCATGTGAAAGGCACAACGGTAAAAGAAAGCGGCTGGCGAGAAGTATACGGCGGGGATTATAGCGATGAGGATGATGATCGTGCTGACGATCCCTCAGACCATGAGCGTGCGCTTTTGCCAGAAGTAAAGCAAGGACAGTCAGTGACCGTTCAACGGTGTCATATCAAAAGTGGGCGGACGATGCCGCCTAAACGTTATACCGAAGCAGCATTACTTTCCCAAATGGAGAAGCATGGATTGGGTACGCCGGCTACACGTGCGGATATTATCGAGAAGCTGGTCAGTTCCGACACCATTGATCGTCAAGGCAACAGCATGCATCCAACAGGAAAAGGAAAGCAGTTGTTTGAACTTGCTGCCCCTCAGCTGCGTACCCCGGAGCTAACAGCCCGTTGGGAAGCTGAACTGGAGCGCATCGCACGTGGACAAGGGAAGCCTGAGCCTTTCCTGGAGAGTATACGCTTGATGGCGAAAGAGCTTGTATCTACGGTAAAAGGAAGCAAAGCCGAGTACAAGCCGCATAATGTATCCAATAGTCATTGTCCGGATTGTAATGCCCGCTTGCTGGAGAAGAAGGGCAAACGCGGCAAGTTCCTCGTGTGTCCTACAGAGGATTGCGGATATCGTCGTTCGGCAGAGAAAAGATTATCCAACCGTCGCTGTGCACAGTGTCACAAAAAGATGGAGATAAAAGAGGGTAAGGCAGGGTTATACGTGCAGTGTCTGCCTTGCGGCATAACGGAAACATTAGATAAAGACAAACAGCATGTGAATAAACGCGATCAGCAAAAGCTGGTTAAACAATATGCGAAGCAGGAGTCGATCGGTTCCAATCTGGGAGAGTTGCTGAAGGCAGCCATGGAGAAGAAGGGAGAATAA
- a CDS encoding NADPH-dependent FMN reductase produces the protein MKKELNILAISGSLRNQSSNTLLMHAIIKLAPPKLKFDVYNRLNDLPHFNPDLDVEEGPESVQNLRAQLKHSDGVLICTPEYGNGVPGALKNALDWVVSSGEWLNKPTVAIAASPSPMGGDKAHDSLLLTLNMINARVLHEASLTIPHITLKMNKQGVIIDSETQHALQNSLISLGDACEQMNE, from the coding sequence TTGAAGAAAGAATTAAATATTCTTGCGATTTCCGGAAGTCTGCGCAATCAGTCCTCTAATACGTTACTAATGCATGCCATAATTAAGCTGGCTCCTCCTAAACTTAAGTTTGACGTATACAATCGATTAAACGATCTACCACATTTTAACCCTGACCTCGATGTCGAGGAAGGCCCAGAGTCCGTGCAAAATTTGAGAGCCCAACTCAAGCACTCGGATGGAGTACTGATCTGCACACCCGAGTATGGAAACGGAGTTCCCGGAGCCTTAAAAAATGCATTAGATTGGGTTGTATCTTCTGGAGAATGGCTTAATAAACCCACCGTTGCCATCGCTGCTTCTCCAAGCCCCATGGGCGGTGACAAAGCCCACGACTCACTATTGCTGACGTTAAACATGATTAATGCCCGAGTCTTACATGAGGCCTCACTAACCATTCCTCATATTACATTGAAAATGAATAAACAAGGGGTCATCATAGATTCGGAAACCCAGCATGCATTGCAGAACTCCCTTATAAGTCTAGGAGATGCTTGCGAGCAAATGAATGAATGA
- the purB gene encoding adenylosuccinate lyase, with product MIERYSRPEMRAIWTEENKFQSWLEVEICACEAWAELGVIPKEEAALLRQNASFDIDRIYEIEKETRHDVIAFTRTVSESLGAERKWVHYGLTSTDVVDTALGYVLRQANEILERDIVNFIEILREKALTYQHTPMMGRTHGVHAEPTTFGLKMALWHEEMKRNLERFRHAADNVQYGKISGAVGTYANIDPFVEEFVCEKLGTKPAPISTQTLQRDRHAEYMATLALIATSLDKFATEVRALQKSEFREVEEAFAKGQKGSSAMPHKRNPIGSENISGLSRVIRGHMVSAYENVTLWHERDISHSSVERIILPDATMLLNYMLNRFGNIVKNLTVFPENMKRNMERTFGVPFSGRVMTKLIDKGFSREQAYDTVQPRAMQAWEEQRQFQDIVKSTPEITEVLSEEEIADAFNPSWHLKHVDTIFKKLGLND from the coding sequence ATGATTGAACGTTATAGCAGACCTGAAATGAGAGCCATCTGGACCGAAGAGAACAAATTCCAATCGTGGCTGGAAGTTGAAATTTGTGCATGTGAGGCGTGGGCTGAACTGGGTGTAATTCCGAAGGAAGAAGCAGCATTGCTTCGTCAGAACGCTTCTTTTGACATCGACCGCATCTATGAGATTGAAAAGGAAACACGTCATGACGTTATTGCATTTACACGTACGGTATCGGAAAGTCTGGGTGCAGAGCGGAAATGGGTCCACTACGGACTGACTTCCACGGATGTTGTTGATACTGCTTTGGGATATGTACTGCGCCAGGCAAACGAAATTTTGGAACGCGATATTGTGAACTTTATTGAAATTTTACGTGAAAAAGCGCTGACTTATCAGCACACGCCAATGATGGGACGTACACATGGGGTTCATGCGGAGCCAACAACATTTGGACTGAAAATGGCATTGTGGCATGAAGAAATGAAACGGAACCTGGAGCGTTTCCGTCATGCGGCAGATAACGTACAATACGGCAAAATCTCCGGCGCAGTCGGCACATACGCAAACATCGATCCATTCGTTGAAGAGTTTGTCTGTGAGAAACTGGGCACCAAACCTGCCCCAATCTCGACCCAGACGCTGCAGCGTGACCGTCATGCCGAATACATGGCAACCCTGGCATTGATCGCCACATCTTTGGACAAGTTCGCTACAGAAGTACGTGCACTGCAAAAGAGTGAATTCCGTGAAGTGGAAGAAGCATTTGCGAAAGGTCAAAAAGGATCTTCTGCAATGCCGCACAAACGTAACCCCATCGGCAGTGAAAACATCTCCGGTCTATCCCGCGTCATTCGCGGACATATGGTATCGGCATACGAGAACGTGACACTGTGGCACGAGCGTGATATCTCCCACTCTTCCGTAGAGCGGATTATTCTGCCGGATGCAACGATGCTGTTAAACTACATGCTGAACCGTTTTGGTAACATCGTGAAGAACTTGACCGTGTTCCCTGAAAATATGAAACGCAATATGGAGCGTACCTTCGGTGTACCATTCTCCGGTCGCGTCATGACGAAGCTGATCGACAAAGGTTTCAGCCGCGAGCAGGCTTACGATACGGTTCAACCACGTGCGATGCAGGCATGGGAAGAACAACGCCAGTTCCAGGATATCGTGAAATCCACACCGGAAATTACGGAAGTACTGAGCGAAGAGGAAATCGCAGATGCGTTCAACCCATCGTGGCACCTGAAGCATGTGGATACCATCTTTAAAAAACTCGGCTTGAACGATTAA